From a region of the Thermosipho melanesiensis BI429 genome:
- a CDS encoding ABC transporter ATP-binding protein, with the protein MIIKAKNLTKVYGKRERVVALKDINLEIEEGEIVAILGPSGCGKTTLLNCLSGLDELTSGSVEVLGKSLTGMNEEEKTKFRSVYMGFIFQFFNLIPVLNAIENVELPLLISKKLKVSEVRKRALDWLEKLHIAHRAKAYPSEMSGGEQQRVAIARALINNPKIVWADEPTGALDTKNSEEIMDIILNMNRELNTTFVIVTHDPNVAKKANRIIRMDSGRILSEGV; encoded by the coding sequence ATGATTATTAAAGCAAAAAATCTTACAAAAGTTTATGGAAAAAGGGAGAGAGTTGTAGCATTAAAAGACATAAATCTTGAAATTGAAGAAGGGGAAATTGTAGCGATTTTAGGTCCCTCAGGGTGCGGTAAAACAACACTTTTAAATTGTCTTTCAGGGTTAGATGAACTAACATCTGGTAGTGTAGAAGTTCTAGGGAAAAGTTTAACTGGCATGAATGAAGAGGAAAAAACAAAATTTCGCTCTGTGTATATGGGATTTATTTTTCAGTTTTTCAATTTAATCCCCGTGTTAAATGCAATTGAAAATGTAGAATTACCACTTTTAATATCCAAAAAATTAAAAGTAAGTGAGGTAAGAAAAAGGGCATTAGATTGGCTTGAAAAACTTCACATTGCTCATAGAGCAAAGGCTTATCCAAGTGAGATGTCCGGAGGAGAACAACAAAGAGTTGCAATAGCAAGAGCTTTGATAAATAATCCTAAAATTGTTTGGGCTGATGAACCAACAGGAGCTCTTGATACAAAAAACAGTGAGGAAATAATGGATATTATTTTGAATATGAATAGGGAACTAAATACAACTTTTGTTATTGTAACTCATGATCCAAATGTGGCTAAAAAGGCAAATAGAATAATTAGAATGGATAGTGGAAGGATTTTATCAGAAGGAGTGTAA